The window TATAGGAATTTGGAAAACCCTTCTGGATTTTGAAGCTGATCGAAAAAGTTTGATGATCAATTTAGGTGGCGGTGTTATTACAGATATGGGTGGTTTTATCGCTTCAACTTATAAACGTGGTATTGATTTTATCAATGTTCCTACCACGCTTTTGGCTCAGGTTGATGCTTCTGTTGGTGGCAAAACCGGAATTGATATCGATAACGTAAAAAACATGGTTGGCACTTTTACGCTTCCACAAATGGTTTTTATTGAATCGGCTTTTTTAAAAACATTACCACAGCGAGAACTGTTATCAGGTTTTGCCGAAATGATTAAACATGGCTTAATTGCAGATAAAGCCTATTATGAAAAATTAAAATCCGGCGACTATTTATCGCCTTTATCTGAAGATATTTATCGTTCGGTAGAAATTAAAAACGATGTGGTAACCATCGATCCCTTAGAAAAAAATATACGTAAAATTTTAAATTTCGGACATACAATTGGTCATGCAGTAGAAAGTTACTCACTAGCAAATGATAAAAATCCTTTAACACATGGTGAAGCAATAGCTATCGGATTTATTTGTGAAGCCGCATTATCTATTAAAAACAGCACATTATCAAAAGAGGAGTTGAATGATATAAGTAAATATATTCTTTCACTTTACCCAAAATACAACATTAAAAAAGAGAGTTTTGAAACGCTTTTAGAACTTATGCAAAGCGATAAAAAGAATGAAGATGGTAACATTCTTTTTTCTTTATTAGAGAATATTGGTAAATGCACTTTTAACTGCCGTGTAAGTACCAATGATATATTGAGCAGTTTAGATTATTATAATAGTTTATAAAATGAAATTTACAGCAGGCGATATCTCTGTCGGCACCTTATTCGGTTTTGTTATCGTGCTTACGCTCGTTGAGTTATATTTTAGCTACGTACACGATAGAAAATTATATTCAAAACGCGATACCTGGACAAATGTATATTTGATGGTTGCCGCAATTTTAATCAACTTGGGTACTAAAACGGGAACTTTTTTTCTGTTAGATTACTTTTATCAATTTAGATTATTTCAAATTTCTAACTTCTGGATTTATTGGATAGTTTTGATTTTAGCTCAGGATTTTTTATACTGGTTCTTACACACAACAGGTCATTATGTTCGCTTTTTTTGGGCAATGCATGTTACTCACCATTCATCCGAACACTTTAATTTAACAACAGGTTTTCGCTCAACGGTTTTTGAACCATTGTACCGCGTAATTTTCTACCTGCCATTGGCATTTATGGGTTTCACAGCAATGGACGTGCTTTTTGCTTACCTAATTACTCAAATATATGGCAATCTTGTACATACCAGAACCATAGGAAAATTACATCCTTGGTTTGAATATGTTTTTGTTACGCCTTCTCATCACCGTGTTCATCATGCCAGCAATGTTCGTTACCTTGATAAAAACATGGGTATGGTTTTAATTCTTTGGGATAGGTGGTTTGGTACTTTTCAAGAAGAAATTCCTGATGATGAAATTAAATATGGCTTAACTACTCAACCAAAAGATACTGGCCCAGTGAATATCATTTTTCATGAATTTATAGCTTTGAAGGCTGATGTAAATAAAGCGCCAACTTTTAAAGATAAAATCAAATACATGCTTTATCCACCAGGTTGGAGCCATGATGGTAGCACTAAAATTGCTAAAGTGATGCAGCAAGAACTTCTTGAGGAAGAACGAAAAGTTGCTGAACTTAGAGAGCAAGAAAAAGTAAAAGATTTTAATGAGAAGCAACGAACATTAAGTTCTACAGGATAATATTGGCGGTCTGAAATTTACAGGCCGTTTTTTGTTGAACAGATTTTTGTGATTAGATATTTTTTCCGCCTAATATCCTTTCTCCTTAGTGTTGGCAAGAAGTAAGATTAACTTGCAATTTTTCTTAGATTTAAATTAATGGAAAAAGCTAAGAAAGAAAATCTTTGGCACTACAACAGGAATCTAAGGGGTTTTGCAAATGCAAATCGAAAAAACATGACCAAGGCTGAAGCCTGCATTTGGAAGTTTCTTTTAAGCAGCAAACAAATGATGGGTTATTCATTTCGTAGACAAAGACCAATACTAAATTTCATTGCCGATTTCATGTGTAAAGAATTGATGTTAATTATCGAAGTCGACGGATTAACCCATGATTGGGAATCAATAGCTGAAAACGATATTCTTAGAGGTAAAGCACTTTCTGAAATTGGTTATACCATAATTCATTTTAATGATGATGAAGTTTTAAACGATATGGAAAATGTGAACAGAGCAATTTGCTTTTATATTGAGGACTTTGTAAATGGACAGATTAATCAACAAATATAATTTTTACAGCTAAGCGGTTGTGCGATTTGCTATCCCCCTCTTCGAGGGGGCAGGGGGAGGATTTTTAGATTATTTATATTCGAAATCGAACTTTTGATAAAAACCACCCCCGTTGATTCCCCCGCCAGCGGGGGAGACAGGATGCAAACCCGCAAATTGCATAAACGATACCTTAATCAAACTATAAAAAAATTTGTAGATAGCCCCTGATATTAATTAAATAGACATTTCATACCCATCATCAAAATAGCCTAAATGAAACAAAATTTAATTTTACTGAAATTATTTTCATTTTCCTATTGACAAATTAAATTTTGTTGTTACATTTGGCTCAACGAAAAAACAATGGAATTAACAAACACATATTACTTTGGTTACTTTTACTATTTTAGTAAGAGCCGGGGCTAATATGCAAAAAGATATATAACAATATAAAATGTATAAAAAGTCCCGGCAAATAGCCGGGACTTTTTTGTTTTACACAAAAATGGAAACCAGAAAACGAGTAGCAATTCAAGGTATTAAAGCATCTTTCCATGAGGAGGCCGCATACAAATTCTTCGGACAGGATATTGACACGATTGAATGTAATTCATTTAAAGAGACTTGCGATAAATTGGAAAAAAACGATGCCGATTTTGTTGTTATGGCCATAGAAAATTCAATCGCAGGAAGCCTTTTACCAAATTATACGCTTATCCGCGATTTTGGTTTCTCAGTTGTAGGTGAGGTTTATCTTCCAATTCAGTTGCACTTAATGGCTTTACCAGGTGTAAAATTTGAGGATGTAAAAATCGTAACCTCCCATCCTATTGCCATTCGCCAATGCATCGATTTCTTTTACGACTATCCAAATATAAAAATTGTGGAAAGTAATGATACGGCAGCCTGTGCAAAACGGATTCAAGATGAGCAACTAAAAGACACGATGGCCATTGCAAATAGCCTAGCCGCTGATCTTTACGGCTTAAATATTTTAGAAAGAAGAGTAGAATCAAATAAAAAAAATTACACTCGTTTTCATATCCTGAAAAAAGATAAAACGGATGAAGGAAAGAAAATTAATAAAGCATCAATCTGTTTTCAGGTTGGCCACAAAGCTGGCTCATTAGCAACTGTATTAAATATCTTTGCCGAACAAGAGGTAAGCTTAACAAAAATACAATCTATGCCGGTACTTGGTAAAAGAAATGAATATTACTTTTATGTGGATTTAGAATGGCCAACAACCGAAAAGTACGATAAAGCCATTAGAAAAGCTTTGAAGTATACATCGAACTTTAACATTCTCGGAGAATATCAAAAGAACGATAAAGTATAATTGAATTACGATTTTAGATTTACGAATTTAGAATCAACGATAAATAATAAAACATTTAACATTTAGAATATAATCGCAATCCGACATCGGAATTCGAACTTTAAACAACCCAATATCATGAAACTTAATTTAAACATTCAGCCCTTAAACACTTGGTTAACTATTAACAACGAACCTTTAATAATTTCGGGTCCTTGTAGTGCAGAAACTGAAGAACAATTATTAACTACAGCACATTTATTAGCTGCAACTGGTAAAGTATCGGTTTTAAGAGCTGGAATCTGGAAGCCTAGAACTCGTCCAGGAGAATTTGAAGGCATTGGAAGCATTGGTTTACAATGGTTAAAACGTGCTAAAGAAGAAACTGGATTACCTATAGCAGTTGAGGTTGCAAATGCAAAACATGTAGAAGAAGCTTTGTCGGCAGGTGTTGATATCCTTTGGATTGGAGCACGTTCTACAGTAAACCCATTTACAGTTCAGGAAATTGCTGATGCTTTAAAAGGTGTAGATATTCCTGTATTAGTTAAAAATCCGATAAATCCTGATTTACAATTATGGATTGGCGCTTTGGAACGTATAAATGGTGCTGGTATTACTAAATTAGGTGCTATTCACCGCGGATTTTCATCATACGAAAAAAGCTCTTTCCGTAACGAACCAATGTGGGAACTTGCTATCCAATTGAAAACACTTTGTCCGGATTTGCCTATCATTAACGATCCAAGTCATATTTGTGGTAACCGTGAGCTAATTCCTTACATTTCTCAAAAAGCTTTAGATTTAGATATGCAAGGTTTGATGATCGAATCTCATATCGATCCATCAGTAGCCTGGACAGATGCCAAACAACAACTTACGCCAGCTGCATTATCAGAATTGGTTAGCCGTTTAACGGTTCGTGAACCAGAATCACAAAATGAGGCTTTTGTTGATAAATTAGCTGATTTACGTGCTTCAATTGATAAAATCGATGATA is drawn from Pedobacter mucosus and contains these coding sequences:
- the aroB gene encoding 3-dehydroquinate synthase: MEPLTSAGHTLYFESGLETLKTILESNKYSKVFVFADEHTSEICLPVFQSLLDDYAEFDLIETSAGEENKNIDFCIGIWKTLLDFEADRKSLMINLGGGVITDMGGFIASTYKRGIDFINVPTTLLAQVDASVGGKTGIDIDNVKNMVGTFTLPQMVFIESAFLKTLPQRELLSGFAEMIKHGLIADKAYYEKLKSGDYLSPLSEDIYRSVEIKNDVVTIDPLEKNIRKILNFGHTIGHAVESYSLANDKNPLTHGEAIAIGFICEAALSIKNSTLSKEELNDISKYILSLYPKYNIKKESFETLLELMQSDKKNEDGNILFSLLENIGKCTFNCRVSTNDILSSLDYYNSL
- a CDS encoding sterol desaturase family protein, whose product is MKFTAGDISVGTLFGFVIVLTLVELYFSYVHDRKLYSKRDTWTNVYLMVAAILINLGTKTGTFFLLDYFYQFRLFQISNFWIYWIVLILAQDFLYWFLHTTGHYVRFFWAMHVTHHSSEHFNLTTGFRSTVFEPLYRVIFYLPLAFMGFTAMDVLFAYLITQIYGNLVHTRTIGKLHPWFEYVFVTPSHHRVHHASNVRYLDKNMGMVLILWDRWFGTFQEEIPDDEIKYGLTTQPKDTGPVNIIFHEFIALKADVNKAPTFKDKIKYMLYPPGWSHDGSTKIAKVMQQELLEEERKVAELREQEKVKDFNEKQRTLSSTG
- a CDS encoding endonuclease domain-containing protein; translation: MEKAKKENLWHYNRNLRGFANANRKNMTKAEACIWKFLLSSKQMMGYSFRRQRPILNFIADFMCKELMLIIEVDGLTHDWESIAENDILRGKALSEIGYTIIHFNDDEVLNDMENVNRAICFYIEDFVNGQINQQI
- a CDS encoding prephenate dehydratase, coding for METRKRVAIQGIKASFHEEAAYKFFGQDIDTIECNSFKETCDKLEKNDADFVVMAIENSIAGSLLPNYTLIRDFGFSVVGEVYLPIQLHLMALPGVKFEDVKIVTSHPIAIRQCIDFFYDYPNIKIVESNDTAACAKRIQDEQLKDTMAIANSLAADLYGLNILERRVESNKKNYTRFHILKKDKTDEGKKINKASICFQVGHKAGSLATVLNIFAEQEVSLTKIQSMPVLGKRNEYYFYVDLEWPTTEKYDKAIRKALKYTSNFNILGEYQKNDKV
- a CDS encoding chorismate mutase gives rise to the protein MKLNLNIQPLNTWLTINNEPLIISGPCSAETEEQLLTTAHLLAATGKVSVLRAGIWKPRTRPGEFEGIGSIGLQWLKRAKEETGLPIAVEVANAKHVEEALSAGVDILWIGARSTVNPFTVQEIADALKGVDIPVLVKNPINPDLQLWIGALERINGAGITKLGAIHRGFSSYEKSSFRNEPMWELAIQLKTLCPDLPIINDPSHICGNRELIPYISQKALDLDMQGLMIESHIDPSVAWTDAKQQLTPAALSELVSRLTVREPESQNEAFVDKLADLRASIDKIDDILLQKLSERMAIVEKIGEFKRDNQVTILQVNRWDAIIKKGHAFAKALKLDLNFTEKFLELMHAESIRKQTEIMNAGKSEQGIAAEQHTEVKA